A stretch of the Methanocella sp. genome encodes the following:
- a CDS encoding DUF424 domain-containing protein yields the protein MYLKVYHIGEEVLVAVSDENCLGKEYSEGEVHLKVTKEFYGEEHADKDEVVSALCDATIANLVGEQSVATAVENGFVNPGDVMYIQGVPHAQMVCM from the coding sequence GTGTACCTGAAGGTCTATCATATCGGCGAAGAGGTCCTCGTGGCCGTCTCCGACGAGAACTGCCTCGGAAAGGAATACTCTGAAGGCGAGGTCCATCTTAAGGTCACTAAGGAATTCTATGGCGAGGAGCACGCCGATAAGGACGAGGTCGTGTCGGCCCTGTGCGACGCCACCATCGCGAACCTCGTGGGCGAGCAAAGTGTGGCCACCGCCGTCGAGAACGGCTTCGTGAACCCGGGCGACGTCATGTATATCCAGGGTGTCCCGCATGCACAAATGGTGTGCATGTAA